The Rhodothermales bacterium genomic sequence TCTTCCGGTGTTTATCGTGGCGGCCGTGCTGTTCGGCCTGGCCCCGTTTCTTTCCGTGCCGCATCTCTGGGAAAAGCTCGTGATGCTGAGTCAAGGTGAACTGCGGAGCACGATCGACATCTTCGACCTCTTCCTGCACGGAGGGCCCGTCCTGCTCGTCATCTGGAAGCTCAAGAGAATGTACCGTCCGAAGATGGACGACGTGCCCGAG encodes the following:
- a CDS encoding RND transporter, giving the protein MTIIDRIPLPVFIVAAVLFGLAPFLSVPHLWEKLVMLSQGELRSTIDIFDLFLHGGPVLLVIWKLKRMYRPKMDDVPEDSIDQ